A genomic stretch from Panthera uncia isolate 11264 chromosome E3, Puncia_PCG_1.0, whole genome shotgun sequence includes:
- the TBC1D10B gene encoding TBC1 domain family member 10B yields the protein METGPAPLVAPPRRHGAPAAPSPPPRGSRAGPVVVVAPGPPVTTATSAPVTLVAPGEAKPAWVPGPTQTSAPASTVTGSTVVVLTLEASSEAPRAQVSADPDPLVPAAVAGAEMSMALGPGTDSPKTEEARASPAPGPGTPTRTPSRTVPGVLTAKPPLAPKPGTPAASGVTARVAAVTAGQVTSGHEAAAATSASTAQAPEDPSGSGTGPSGTCEALVTVVTVTPAPEPAENSQDLGSTSSLGPGISGPRGQAPDTLSYLDSVSLMSGTLESLADDVSSMGSDSEINGLALRKTDKYGFLGGSQYSGSLESSIPVDVARQRELKWLEMFSNWDKWLSRRFQKVKLRCRKGIPSSLRAKAWQYLSNSKELLEQNPGKFEELERAPGDPKWLDVIEKDLHRQFPFHEMFAARGGHGQQDLYRILKAYTIYRPDEGYCQAQAPVAAVLLMHMPAEQAFWCLVQICDKYLPGYYSAGLEAIQLDGEIFFALLRRASPLAHRHLRRQRIDPVLYMTEWFMCIFARTLPWASVLRVWDMFFCEGVKIIFRVALVLLRHTLGSVEKLRSCQGMYETMEQLRNLPQQCMQEDFLVHEVTNLPVTEALIERENTAQLKKWRETRGELQYRPSRRLHGSRAIHEERRRQQPPLGPSSSLLSLPGLKSRGSRAAGGAPSPPPPARRASAGPAPGPVVTAEGLHPSLPSPTGNSTPLGPTKETRRQEKERQKQEKEREKERQKQEKEREKQEKERQKWEKEQEKEQQKQEKERQKQEKKAQGRKLSLRRKADGPPGPQDGGDRSSASEARQDAYF from the exons ATGGAGACGGGCCCGGCGCCCCTGGTGGCCCCGCCGCGCCGTCATGGCGCCCCCGCGGCCCCCTCGCCGCCGCCCCGCGGGTCCCGGGCCGGGCCCGTCGTGGTGGTGGCTCCGGGGCCGCCAGTGACCACGGCCACTTCGGCCCCCGTCACCCTGGTGGCCCCCGGGGAGGCGAAGCCCGCCTGGGTCCCGGGGCCCACCCAGACCTCGGCCCCGGCCTCGACCGTCACAGGCAGCACAGTGGTGGTGCTGACTCTGGAGGCCTCATCCGAAGCCCCGAGGGCGCAAGTTTCCGCTGACCCAGACCCCCTGGTGCCCGCGGCAGTGGCAGGAGCCGAGATGTCCATGGCTTTGGGCCCGGGGACAGATTCTCCGAAGACGGAGGAGGCTAGAGCCTCACCCGCCCCTGGACCAGGTACCCCCACCAGGACCCCTTCCAGAACAGTTCCTGGGGTTCTGACCGCCAAACCCCCGCTTGCCCCCAAGCCGGGAACCCCAGCTGCCTCAGGAGTGACCGCGCGGGTTGCAGCAGTGACAGCAGGACAGGTGACAAGTGGACATGAAGCTGCAGCAGCAACATCAGCATCAACTGCACAGGCTCCAGAGGACCCCTCAGGGTCTGGCACAGGCCCTTCAGGAACTTGTGAGGCTCTGGTAACTGTCGTGACGGTCACCCCAGCTCCGGAGCCTGCTGAAAACTCTCAGGACCTAGGCTCCACGTCCAGCCTGGGACCTGGCATCTCTGGGCCTCGAGGGCAGGCCCCGGACACTCTGAGCTACTTGGACTCTGTAAGCCTCATGTCTGGGACCTTGGAGTCCTTGGCAGATGATGTGAGCTCCATGGGCTCAGACTCGGAGATAAATGGGCTGGCCCTTCGCAAGACGGACAAGTATGGCTTCCTTGGGGGCAGCCAGTATTCGGGCAGTCT AGAGAGCTCCATTCCTGTAGATGTGGCTCGGCAGCGGGAACTCAAATGGCTGGAGATGTTCAGTAACTGGGATAAGTGGCTGTCACGGCGTTTCCAGAAG GTGAAGCTGCGCTGCCGGAAGGGgatcccctcctccctcagagccAAGGCCTGGCAGTACCTGTCCAATAGCAAGGAACTCCTGGAGCAGAACCCTGGCAAGTTTGAG GAGCTGGAACGGGCTCCTGGGGACCCCAAGTGGCTGGATGTGATTGAGAAGGACCTGCACCGCCAATTCCCTTTCCATGAGATGTTTGCCGCTCGAGGAGGGCATGG GCAACAGGACCTGTATCGAATCCTGAAGGCTTACACTATCTACCGGCCCGATGAGGGCTACTGCCAGGCCCAGGCCCCAGTGGCCGCCGTGCTGCTCATGCACATGCCTGCTGAG CAAGCTTTTTGGTGCCTGGTGCAGATCTGTGACAAGTACCTCCCCGGTTACTACAGTGCAGGGCTG GAGGCCATTCAGCTGGATGGAGAAATCTTTTTTGCGCTGTTGCGCCGGGCCTCCCCGCTGGCACACCGGCACCTGCGGCGGCAACGCATTGACCCCGTGCTCTACATGACAGAATGGTTCATGTGCATCTTTGCCCGCACCCTGCCCTGGGCTTCAGTGCTGCGTGTCTGGGATATGTTCTTCTGTGAAG GCGTCAAGATCATCTTCCGCGTGGCCCTGGTGCTGCTGCGTCACACGTTGGGCTCAGTGGAGAAGCTGCGCTCCTGCCAAGGCATGTATGAGACCATGGAGCAGCTGCGCAACCTGCCCCAGCAGTGCATGCAGGAGGACTTCCTGGTGCACGAG GTGACCAACCTCCCAGTGACAGAAGCACTGATTGAGCGAGAGAACACAGCCCAGCTCAAGAAGTGGCGAGAAACCCGGGGGGAGCTGCAGTATCGGCCCTCTCGGCGACTACATGGCTCCCGGGCCATCCATGAGGAGCGTCGGCGGCAGCAGCCACCCCtgggcccctcctccagccttcTTAGCCTCCCTGGCCTCAAGAGCCGAGGCTCCCGGGCAGCTGGaggggccccctccccaccccctcctgcccgCAGGGCCAGTGCTGGGCCTGCCCCAGGACCTGTGGTCACCGCTGAGGGACTGCATCCATCCCTTCCTTCGCCTACCGGCAACAGCACCCCACTGGGTCCCACCAAGGAGACTCGGAGGCAGGAGAAGGAGCGgcagaaacaggaaaaggaacGTGAGAAGGAGCGGCAGAAACAGGAGAAAGAACGGGAGAAGCAGGAGAAGGAGCggcagaaatgggaaaaagagcaggagaaggagcaacagaagcaggagaaggaacggcagaagcaggaaaagaaggCCCAAGGCAGGAAGCTCTCACTGCGTCGAAAGGCAGATggacccccaggcccccaggatgG